One Acetobacterium sp. KB-1 DNA segment encodes these proteins:
- a CDS encoding flavin reductase, whose protein sequence is MKKWRCTVCNYVHEGDTPPDKCPICGVGPDKFVLIEESEAVESAKEKKWRCTVCNYIHVGETPPDVCPVCGVGPEKFVLVEEVEDGLTDKKRDALQTLLFNVSYGLYIVSSVKDEKLNGMVSNTFIQVTSTPLKASVCLGKGTLTAEYVKESGVFGASILGKDNFDLIKHFGYQSGRDVDKFKTLSYITGKTGCPGLLETLCFIECEVEQTIDLGTHYMFIGKIVDGDGFSKEEPMTYAYYHANR, encoded by the coding sequence ATGAAAAAATGGCGATGCACAGTATGCAACTATGTACACGAAGGTGATACTCCACCGGATAAATGTCCGATTTGCGGAGTAGGACCGGATAAGTTTGTCTTAATCGAAGAGTCAGAAGCCGTTGAGTCTGCTAAAGAAAAAAAATGGCGCTGTACTGTTTGTAATTATATCCATGTGGGTGAAACCCCTCCCGATGTCTGCCCGGTTTGCGGCGTGGGCCCGGAAAAATTTGTGCTGGTAGAAGAAGTCGAGGATGGTTTAACCGACAAAAAAAGAGATGCCCTCCAAACCTTATTATTTAATGTCAGTTATGGTTTATATATTGTTTCTTCTGTTAAAGATGAGAAACTCAATGGCATGGTTTCCAATACCTTTATCCAGGTCACCAGCACTCCCTTAAAAGCCAGTGTGTGCTTGGGAAAAGGAACCTTGACGGCAGAATATGTCAAAGAATCGGGCGTATTTGGCGCTTCAATTTTGGGGAAAGACAATTTTGATCTGATTAAACACTTTGGTTACCAGAGTGGTCGAGACGTGGACAAGTTTAAGACGCTCAGCTATATTACCGGCAAAACCGGATGCCCCGGCTTACTAGAAACATTGTGCTTTATTGAATGTGAAGTAGAGCAGACCATCGATCTGGGAACCCATTACATGTTTATTGGCAAGATTGTTGATGGGGACGGATTCAGTAAAGAGGAACCGATGACCTACGCCTATTATCACGCTAACCGATAG
- a CDS encoding sensor histidine kinase KdpD, with translation MNPFSLILLVVAMATLLLSLMIVRLQRHKTRKIMKTLNHMLDRALDGSFTEAHFDESLLSSVESRLYQYLTASLVSARNVSAEKEKIKQLLADISHQTKTPIANIMLYSQLLAEQELPEESKACLTPLQGQTEKLNFLITALIKLSRLETGVFTVFPTCAAIAPMLSEVTQQAAPKAAQKEIELTVTVTDGDAVFDYKWTLEALCNVVDNAIKYTPPGGKIQILVTEYEMFCRIDISDTGMGIAETDQAKIFTRFYRSPALSEQDGLGIGLYLTRQILIRQGGYIKVASSLGDGSVFSVFLPRTV, from the coding sequence ATGAATCCGTTTAGCCTAATCCTGCTGGTCGTTGCGATGGCAACCCTGTTATTGAGCCTGATGATTGTACGACTGCAACGCCATAAAACCCGCAAAATCATGAAAACCCTTAACCACATGCTGGATCGCGCCCTGGATGGCAGCTTTACCGAAGCTCATTTCGATGAAAGCCTGCTCTCTTCGGTTGAAAGCCGACTTTACCAGTATTTAACCGCTTCTTTGGTATCGGCCCGCAATGTCTCCGCTGAAAAAGAAAAAATCAAGCAATTGTTGGCCGATATCTCGCATCAGACCAAAACCCCGATTGCCAATATTATGCTCTATTCACAGCTACTGGCAGAACAGGAACTGCCGGAAGAAAGTAAAGCTTGTTTAACGCCATTGCAGGGCCAAACCGAGAAGCTGAACTTCTTGATTACCGCTTTAATCAAATTATCGCGGCTGGAAACCGGCGTTTTTACCGTTTTTCCGACTTGTGCAGCGATCGCCCCAATGCTTTCGGAAGTGACTCAACAAGCAGCTCCGAAAGCCGCCCAAAAAGAAATTGAATTGACCGTAACTGTTACCGATGGCGATGCCGTGTTTGACTACAAATGGACCCTTGAAGCCCTCTGCAATGTCGTCGATAATGCCATAAAGTATACCCCTCCAGGTGGCAAGATCCAAATTTTGGTCACGGAGTATGAGATGTTTTGCCGCATTGATATCAGTGATACCGGCATGGGTATCGCTGAAACCGATCAGGCTAAAATTTTTACGCGCTTTTACCGTTCCCCCGCACTCAGCGAACAGGATGGTCTGGGAATTGGTCTGTATTTAACCCGCCAGATTTTAATCCGCCAGGGCGGTTACATTAAAGTCGCTTCATCACTGGGGGACGGCTCCGTTTTCTCGGTTTTTTTACCCCGGACGGTTTAA
- a CDS encoding homocysteine S-methyltransferase family protein gives MNIKEILKKKRLYLDGAMGSLLQNQLDVIGPVPEALNLTHPELIKEIHQLYIDAGANIILSNTFGVNGYKLKGSGYSVEQLVTVGVKNAKSLNPDFTALDVGPLGTLIGALGEMSFDQAVDYFKEVVAAGDKAGADLIVIETMTDICEARAALIAAKEVSDLPVIVSMTYEENSRTLTGSDALTVVAILEGLGADVIGINCSTGPDAMLPIIKDLVYYASVPIMVEPNAGLPHMKNGKTVYDITIDQFTDYMTQIAEMGAVILGGCCGTTPDYIKKMKQATKDLPLYAVTQKSFTAVSSSTKTIILGEDIDIIGECINPTTSPVLKASLRQGELAVVTQLAVDQKKDGAGILDINLGLPDIDELTMMQEAVDTISRLVDCPLQIDSSNPEVIEAVLRSYPGKAIINSVNGKKSSMDKIFPIAKKYGALVLGLTMDETGIPSLAADRFAIAKKIIKTAESYGISKKNILIDALVLTASAQQKEVRETIKTLEKLRAELGVPTVLGVSNISFGLPNRELLNRTFLSMALEAGLTTPIMNPSNKEMMDTIKAFRALWGLDGQCIAYANAYKDSSFGEAKSETERAALGLKEIIEQGLTDQAAEATAILLKTREPLDIVNNEIVPALDAVGDAFETGECFLPHLIFAAETAQKAFEVIKETMARDGQAQVVKGKIVLATVEGDVHDIGKNILKVILENYGYAILDIGKDVKAETIIQAIQAEDIKLVGLSALMTTTVKNMEKIIKEIKASCPATTIMVGGAVLNPEYAKTIGADYYGKDAREGASIAKIVFE, from the coding sequence TTGAATATAAAAGAAATACTCAAAAAGAAACGGCTTTATCTCGATGGCGCCATGGGAAGTTTGCTTCAGAACCAGTTAGATGTAATCGGTCCGGTGCCGGAAGCCCTGAACCTGACCCATCCTGAACTAATTAAAGAAATTCACCAATTATACATTGATGCTGGTGCCAATATTATTCTTTCTAATACCTTTGGGGTTAACGGTTATAAACTTAAGGGGAGCGGCTACTCGGTGGAGCAACTGGTTACGGTTGGGGTAAAAAATGCCAAATCCCTGAATCCGGATTTTACCGCCCTGGATGTGGGTCCTCTGGGAACCCTGATCGGGGCTTTGGGTGAAATGTCTTTTGACCAGGCTGTAGACTATTTCAAAGAGGTGGTTGCGGCCGGTGATAAGGCCGGTGCGGACCTGATTGTTATTGAGACCATGACCGATATCTGCGAGGCCCGGGCGGCCCTGATAGCTGCTAAAGAAGTGTCGGATCTGCCGGTAATTGTATCGATGACCTATGAGGAAAATAGCCGAACCTTAACCGGTAGCGATGCCTTAACAGTAGTTGCCATCCTGGAAGGACTTGGCGCCGACGTCATCGGCATTAATTGTTCGACTGGACCAGATGCGATGCTGCCGATTATTAAAGATCTGGTTTATTATGCCTCGGTACCGATTATGGTGGAACCCAACGCCGGGTTGCCGCACATGAAAAACGGCAAAACCGTCTATGACATCACCATCGATCAGTTTACCGATTATATGACCCAAATTGCGGAGATGGGCGCCGTAATTCTGGGGGGCTGCTGTGGCACAACGCCAGACTATATCAAAAAAATGAAGCAGGCCACGAAAGATCTTCCCCTTTATGCGGTAACACAAAAAAGTTTTACCGCCGTATCCTCAAGCACGAAGACCATTATCTTAGGCGAGGATATCGATATTATTGGCGAATGCATTAATCCCACCACGAGCCCGGTGCTTAAGGCGTCCCTGCGTCAGGGTGAACTCGCAGTCGTAACCCAATTGGCCGTTGATCAAAAAAAAGACGGGGCGGGTATTTTGGATATTAATTTAGGTTTACCGGATATTGATGAGTTAACAATGATGCAGGAGGCAGTCGATACGATCAGCCGACTCGTGGATTGTCCGCTGCAGATTGATTCCTCCAATCCGGAAGTCATTGAAGCGGTACTGCGAAGCTATCCCGGCAAAGCGATTATTAATTCGGTGAATGGCAAAAAATCATCGATGGATAAGATTTTCCCAATTGCTAAGAAATATGGTGCCCTTGTTCTGGGACTGACCATGGATGAAACCGGTATTCCCAGTCTGGCAGCCGATCGTTTTGCCATTGCCAAGAAGATCATCAAAACGGCCGAATCTTACGGCATCAGTAAAAAAAATATTCTTATTGATGCCCTGGTGTTAACCGCTTCGGCGCAACAGAAGGAAGTCCGGGAAACCATCAAAACCTTGGAAAAACTGCGGGCTGAGCTGGGAGTGCCAACAGTGCTGGGGGTTTCTAATATTTCTTTCGGGCTGCCTAACCGCGAACTTTTAAATCGGACTTTTTTATCCATGGCGCTGGAAGCGGGACTGACCACCCCGATAATGAACCCCAGTAATAAAGAAATGATGGACACCATTAAAGCATTTCGGGCGCTCTGGGGGTTGGATGGTCAATGCATCGCTTATGCCAACGCCTATAAAGATAGCAGCTTTGGCGAAGCCAAATCTGAAACGGAGCGAGCCGCCCTGGGCTTAAAAGAGATCATTGAACAGGGACTTACCGATCAGGCGGCAGAAGCCACCGCCATTCTGCTAAAAACCCGAGAACCGCTGGATATTGTCAACAACGAAATCGTTCCCGCCCTTGATGCGGTGGGGGATGCTTTCGAAACCGGTGAATGCTTCCTGCCTCATCTGATTTTTGCGGCGGAGACGGCTCAAAAGGCCTTTGAAGTCATCAAAGAAACCATGGCCAGGGACGGTCAGGCTCAGGTGGTCAAAGGAAAGATTGTGTTAGCCACCGTTGAGGGGGATGTCCACGATATTGGGAAAAATATTCTCAAGGTTATCTTAGAGAACTACGGCTACGCGATTCTCGATATCGGCAAGGATGTCAAGGCCGAAACCATTATCCAGGCCATTCAAGCTGAAGACATTAAACTGGTGGGTCTTAGTGCCCTGATGACAACTACCGTTAAAAATATGGAAAAAATCATCAAAGAAATCAAGGCCAGCTGCCCGGCCACCACGATTATGGTGGGCGGGGCAGTTTTAAACCCCGAATATGCCAAGACCATCGGTGCCGATTATTATGGCAAAGATGCCCGGGAAGGCGCCAGCATTGCCAAAATAGTATTTGAATGA
- a CDS encoding ABC transporter ATP-binding protein: MILETTDLKKIYGAGESTVNALAGVNLAVEKGEFIAIVGTSGSGKSTLLHMLGGLDRPTSGSVTVDGQAIFSLKDEALTIFRRRKIGFVFQNYNLVPVLNVYENIILPIQLDGNRPDAAYVERIIDTLGLKSKLQNLPNNLSGGQQQRVAIARALAAKPAIILADEPTGNLDSKTSLDVLGLLKITNQKFIQTVVMITHNEEIAQMADRIVRIEDGLIVAR, encoded by the coding sequence ATGATTTTAGAGACAACTGATTTAAAAAAAATTTACGGTGCTGGCGAAAGTACCGTAAACGCTCTGGCCGGCGTCAATCTGGCCGTTGAAAAAGGCGAATTTATCGCCATTGTCGGAACTTCCGGCAGCGGCAAATCCACCCTTTTACATATGCTCGGCGGACTGGACCGCCCTACCAGTGGCAGCGTCACAGTCGACGGGCAGGCTATCTTTTCATTAAAGGATGAAGCGCTGACGATCTTTCGCCGTCGCAAGATCGGCTTTGTGTTCCAGAATTACAACTTAGTTCCGGTGCTTAACGTCTATGAAAACATCATCTTGCCAATTCAATTAGACGGTAACCGACCCGATGCGGCTTATGTTGAGCGCATCATCGATACCCTGGGCCTTAAATCCAAGCTCCAGAACCTGCCCAATAACCTCTCCGGCGGGCAGCAGCAGCGGGTTGCCATTGCCCGGGCACTCGCCGCAAAACCAGCCATTATTTTGGCTGACGAACCCACCGGCAATCTGGATTCCAAAACCAGTCTGGACGTTCTGGGGCTACTAAAGATTACCAATCAGAAATTTATCCAAACCGTTGTCATGATTACCCACAACGAGGAAATTGCCCAAATGGCTGATCGCATCGTCCGCATCGAAGACGGCTTGATCGTCGCGCGTTAA
- a CDS encoding ABC transporter permease translates to MNIANKKTIRTLSIKSMKAARIRNLIAILAIALTTILFTSLFTVSLSINHSVQEANFRQGGGWNHGTFKYMTQAQFDEIKTDPLIKDYGLRRFVGIPETAPFLKSHVEVGYSDANQAHWMYCDPIAGHLPLEGTDEAATDTRVLELLGVEPVLGNSFTLTFDVDGIAVTETFTLSGWWEYDEAIAANHVLIPLSRTQAIYDQVGLGNRIGADGITGSWNMDVMLDRSQNIEQHLNEILKNNGYQNENRSQGDNFISTGVNWGYTSSQLADSLDPITVLAIVGLLLIIILTGYLIIYNIFSISVSNDIRFYGLLKTIGTTGPQLRRIIRQQALLLSVIGIPLGLLVGYGIGIKLTPVILSQLNGVVKDSVSASPLIFLGSALFAFITVVISCHRPGRLAASVSPVEAVRYTEGTTTKKTIRKGQSGPSLLKMAWANLGRSPGKTAITMTSLALAVLLLNLTVTFTNGFDMDKYLVNMVSDFIVADAGYFQVGNYWDGDHALPEDVIVSLENQPGIVAGGRVYGKTSAVEEFVTADHIRDKNSPWNDAKTLDHMVTFMEKNEAGLLADRAQLYGMEPYALDKLTLLQGDLSKLHEPGGRYLAAVYNTDDYGNTKMDSHWAKLGDTVTLRYVETYEYYNPNTGAILDPDQPPDDQPYRYRAKTYQDIDYEVAALITLPKSLNYRYYSADEFILNDQTFISDSGTDKVMYYACDVSDGDTTAMEAYLSDLTNVQLTQFDYESKASYAAEFNTLQKMFLILGGVLSLIIGLIGVLNFLNAILTGILTRRHELAMLQSIGMTGHQLKAMLIWEGLFYSLGAVVVSLLLSIAAGPLLANVLSNLFWFFTYRFTVLPILLVAPIFTVLGIAVPLIVYHVVSRRSIVERLRETE, encoded by the coding sequence ATGAATATCGCCAACAAAAAAACCATTCGGACACTGAGTATTAAAAGCATGAAAGCCGCGCGAATAAGAAACCTCATCGCTATTCTGGCCATTGCTTTAACCACCATTCTGTTTACTTCGCTGTTTACCGTATCCTTGTCGATTAACCATTCCGTCCAGGAGGCAAACTTCCGTCAGGGCGGCGGCTGGAATCATGGTACCTTCAAATACATGACCCAAGCGCAGTTTGATGAAATTAAAACCGATCCCCTGATCAAAGACTATGGGCTTCGTCGCTTTGTGGGAATACCAGAAACGGCACCTTTTCTTAAATCCCATGTGGAGGTTGGTTACAGTGATGCAAATCAGGCCCACTGGATGTATTGTGACCCAATCGCTGGCCATTTACCACTTGAGGGCACAGACGAAGCCGCCACCGACACCCGGGTGTTAGAACTTCTCGGCGTCGAACCGGTTTTGGGAAACTCCTTTACCCTGACCTTTGATGTGGATGGTATCGCGGTAACCGAGACCTTTACCCTGAGTGGCTGGTGGGAATATGATGAGGCCATCGCCGCCAACCATGTCCTCATTCCCCTCAGCCGGACCCAGGCGATCTACGATCAAGTCGGGCTTGGCAATAGGATTGGGGCCGATGGCATCACCGGTTCATGGAATATGGATGTCATGCTTGACCGTTCGCAAAATATTGAACAGCATCTCAACGAAATCCTAAAAAATAACGGTTATCAAAATGAAAACCGCTCGCAGGGGGATAATTTTATTTCAACCGGTGTGAACTGGGGTTACACCAGTTCGCAACTTGCCGACAGTCTGGACCCCATCACCGTCCTTGCCATCGTGGGTCTGCTGCTCATTATTATTTTAACCGGCTATCTGATTATTTATAATATCTTTTCGATCTCGGTGTCAAACGATATTCGCTTTTACGGCCTGCTTAAAACCATCGGTACCACCGGGCCACAGCTCCGGCGGATCATCCGCCAACAGGCCCTGCTACTGTCTGTGATTGGCATTCCTCTGGGCTTACTGGTTGGCTATGGAATCGGGATCAAACTGACTCCGGTGATCTTGTCCCAACTCAATGGGGTCGTCAAGGATTCGGTATCAGCCAGTCCCCTTATTTTTTTAGGCTCAGCACTTTTTGCCTTCATCACGGTGGTGATCTCCTGTCATCGGCCGGGGCGGTTGGCGGCCAGTGTGTCCCCTGTGGAGGCCGTTCGCTATACCGAAGGCACAACGACTAAAAAAACGATCCGTAAGGGCCAGTCCGGACCATCGCTACTCAAAATGGCATGGGCAAACCTCGGTCGCAGCCCCGGCAAGACCGCTATCACAATGACTTCTCTTGCACTCGCGGTGTTGCTGCTCAATCTGACCGTTACCTTTACTAACGGATTTGATATGGACAAGTACCTGGTGAATATGGTTTCTGATTTTATTGTGGCTGATGCCGGTTACTTTCAGGTTGGGAATTACTGGGATGGCGATCATGCACTACCCGAAGATGTTATTGTTAGTCTGGAGAACCAGCCTGGCATAGTAGCTGGGGGCCGGGTTTATGGCAAAACCAGTGCGGTGGAAGAATTTGTTACCGCAGACCATATTCGTGACAAAAACAGCCCATGGAATGACGCCAAAACACTGGATCATATGGTTACCTTTATGGAAAAAAATGAGGCCGGCTTACTGGCTGACCGCGCTCAGCTTTACGGCATGGAGCCTTACGCACTTGATAAACTGACCCTCCTGCAAGGCGATTTGTCAAAACTTCACGAACCAGGCGGACGTTATCTCGCCGCTGTTTATAACACCGACGACTATGGCAACACCAAAATGGATTCCCATTGGGCCAAGCTTGGCGATACGGTTACCCTACGCTATGTGGAGACGTACGAATATTATAACCCCAACACGGGTGCCATTTTAGACCCTGATCAGCCTCCCGATGATCAGCCTTATCGGTATCGGGCGAAAACCTATCAGGATATTGACTACGAGGTGGCGGCACTGATCACTTTACCAAAATCACTCAATTATCGCTATTATAGTGCTGATGAATTTATCCTAAACGATCAGACCTTTATTTCGGACAGTGGCACCGACAAGGTCATGTACTACGCTTGTGATGTTAGCGATGGGGACACTACTGCGATGGAGGCTTACCTGAGTGATCTGACCAATGTACAGTTAACCCAGTTCGACTATGAGAGTAAAGCGTCTTACGCGGCAGAGTTTAACACACTCCAAAAAATGTTTCTAATCTTGGGAGGCGTGCTGAGCTTGATCATCGGATTAATCGGAGTGCTCAACTTTCTCAATGCCATTTTAACTGGCATTCTGACTCGCCGTCATGAGCTGGCCATGCTCCAATCAATCGGTATGACGGGTCATCAGCTTAAAGCGATGTTAATTTGGGAGGGCTTGTTTTATTCCTTAGGTGCGGTAGTCGTATCACTGTTACTCAGTATTGCTGCCGGCCCCTTGCTGGCTAATGTGCTGTCTAATCTATTCTGGTTTTTTACCTATCGTTTTACCGTTTTACCGATCCTCCTGGTGGCCCCAATCTTTACCGTACTCGGCATTGCCGTACCGTTGATTGTATACCATGTGGTTTCCCGACGCTCCATTGTTGAGCGTTTAAGAGAAACGGAGTAA
- the ade gene encoding adenine deaminase: protein MKKYQEELKNNIAVANGFEKADLVLKNARILNVFSEEICLQDLAINHDTIVGIGSYEGVKEVDLGGKYLVPGFIDAHMHIESSMVTPFELARAIVPSGTTTIIADPHELVNVAGKTGLDYLLDVTKAIPLNVFLMLPSSVPATPFETNGAGPFGAADMQPYLDHPQILGLGEVMCFPDVLAGNSEILDKLTLCRHLISDGHAPGLTGKLLQAYACAGIHSEHESTTFAEALEKLRAGFYILVREGSAAKNLHAIISGLLKTELPIDRFLFCTDDKHLEDIHRDGHIRFNIKRAIDLGLCPIKAIKMATFNTAQAYGLKKLGAIAPGYRADLVILSDLGTMNVEQVYWNGRLVDDCLWEHRPQYEIDPRLLDSVHIPTLTPEKLQLPIGEKDHVIEIVKDQIETRHLIESLPGKDGFFTPNATYNKLCVIERHGHTGNVGVAPIKGFGIKNGAIATTVAHDSHNIIVVGDNDQDILLAVNHLTEIGGGYVVAAGHSIIGAVPLILAGLISLETGEVVQEKVASLISHAHKLGVPSGVDPFITLSFMALPVIPALRLTDLGLFDVDAYQLIFE from the coding sequence ATGAAAAAATATCAGGAAGAACTTAAAAATAATATTGCCGTGGCTAATGGTTTTGAAAAAGCCGATCTGGTTTTGAAAAATGCCCGAATTCTCAACGTATTTTCCGAGGAAATCTGTTTGCAGGATCTGGCCATTAATCATGATACCATTGTGGGGATCGGTTCTTATGAAGGCGTAAAAGAAGTGGATCTGGGCGGAAAATATCTTGTCCCCGGATTCATTGATGCCCATATGCACATTGAATCCAGCATGGTCACGCCCTTTGAGCTGGCCCGGGCGATAGTTCCTAGCGGGACCACGACGATTATTGCCGACCCCCATGAGCTTGTCAATGTCGCCGGTAAAACTGGTCTTGATTATCTTTTAGACGTCACCAAAGCGATACCCTTAAACGTTTTTTTAATGCTTCCCTCTTCGGTGCCCGCCACACCCTTTGAAACAAACGGTGCCGGACCTTTTGGGGCTGCTGATATGCAACCCTACCTGGATCATCCCCAAATTCTGGGGCTGGGAGAAGTGATGTGTTTCCCCGATGTCCTGGCCGGTAATTCTGAGATTCTTGATAAACTGACCCTGTGTCGACACTTAATTTCAGATGGCCACGCCCCCGGTCTTACAGGAAAACTGCTCCAGGCCTACGCCTGCGCCGGCATCCACAGTGAACACGAATCCACTACCTTTGCCGAGGCCCTGGAAAAACTGCGGGCCGGTTTTTATATTCTGGTCCGGGAAGGTTCCGCAGCCAAAAACCTGCATGCCATCATTAGCGGCTTATTAAAAACGGAGTTACCGATCGATCGGTTCCTCTTCTGTACCGATGACAAACATTTAGAAGACATCCATCGGGACGGACATATCCGTTTTAATATCAAACGGGCCATTGATCTGGGGCTGTGCCCGATCAAGGCGATCAAAATGGCCACTTTTAACACCGCCCAGGCTTATGGGCTAAAAAAACTGGGGGCTATTGCTCCCGGTTACCGGGCCGATCTGGTCATCTTATCCGATCTGGGCACCATGAATGTGGAGCAGGTCTATTGGAATGGCCGCCTGGTGGATGACTGCCTCTGGGAACATAGACCCCAGTATGAGATTGATCCCCGGCTCCTTGATTCGGTTCATATCCCGACCCTCACCCCGGAAAAACTGCAGCTCCCCATTGGCGAAAAAGATCATGTCATTGAAATTGTCAAAGATCAGATTGAAACCCGGCATCTGATTGAATCGCTGCCGGGGAAAGACGGCTTTTTTACCCCCAACGCAACCTATAATAAGCTTTGCGTCATTGAACGACATGGTCATACCGGCAATGTTGGCGTCGCCCCCATCAAGGGCTTTGGGATAAAGAACGGGGCCATTGCCACCACCGTCGCCCATGACTCCCACAATATTATTGTGGTGGGCGATAATGATCAGGATATCCTGCTGGCAGTCAATCACCTCACCGAAATTGGTGGCGGTTATGTGGTCGCAGCTGGTCACAGCATCATCGGTGCAGTCCCCCTGATTCTGGCTGGCCTGATCAGTCTTGAAACTGGCGAGGTGGTTCAGGAAAAGGTGGCATCACTGATTTCACACGCCCATAAATTAGGGGTTCCCTCCGGGGTTGACCCCTTTATCACCCTTTCCTTTATGGCCCTGCCGGTGATCCCCGCCCTGCGCCTGACCGATCTGGGGCTTTTTGATGTCGATGCGTATCAATTGATATTCGAGTGA
- a CDS encoding ATP-binding protein: MYIKRNMEHVFLSLNQQYPAILITGPRQVGKTTMLQELMKIEGRSRHYVSLDDLNERSLAKSDPAMFFQLHKPPVFIDEVQYAPELFTYIKMSIDQNHKAGDFWMTGSQLFKLMSGLQESLAGRVALLHLSTLSQQEIYHQPEGAFTLDFEVLYERQKRIGSVSTPQIFNRIFRGGMPALVSKRYEDRNIFYSSYINTYLERDVRDLSGSIDSLKFLRFITAVAARTSQMVNYKGISDDCDIDQITAKNWLRILETLGIIFYLHPYSNNVLKRTVKTPKLYFYDTGLVCYLTKWSSAETAMNGASNGALLENYAVSEIQKSFQNEGRESFLYYYRDKDAKEIDLIMEGDGKLYPIEIKKTATPLKKLTQNFSVINKSPFQRGTGAVLCMAEKLGAFDSENLIIPIGLI; this comes from the coding sequence ATGTATATTAAAAGAAATATGGAGCATGTGTTTCTCTCATTAAATCAGCAATATCCGGCCATTTTGATTACCGGTCCCCGTCAGGTTGGAAAAACAACCATGCTGCAAGAACTCATGAAGATTGAAGGTCGAAGCAGACATTATGTCTCATTGGATGATCTTAATGAAAGATCATTGGCCAAGTCAGATCCGGCGATGTTCTTTCAACTTCACAAACCGCCTGTTTTCATTGATGAGGTTCAGTATGCGCCAGAGCTTTTCACCTATATAAAAATGAGTATTGATCAAAATCATAAGGCCGGTGATTTTTGGATGACGGGCTCCCAGCTTTTTAAGCTGATGAGTGGGCTCCAAGAATCCTTGGCAGGGCGGGTGGCGCTGCTTCATCTTTCAACTCTTTCGCAACAGGAAATTTATCATCAGCCAGAAGGGGCGTTTACCCTGGATTTTGAGGTTTTGTATGAACGGCAGAAGCGTATCGGCTCAGTCAGTACGCCGCAAATTTTTAACCGGATATTTCGCGGCGGGATGCCGGCCCTGGTCAGTAAGCGATATGAGGATCGCAATATTTTTTATTCCAGCTACATCAATACCTATCTGGAAAGGGACGTAAGAGATTTATCAGGTTCCATCGATTCGCTTAAATTTCTGAGATTTATTACCGCAGTGGCAGCCCGCACCTCTCAAATGGTGAATTACAAGGGGATTTCTGATGATTGTGACATTGACCAGATAACGGCAAAAAACTGGCTACGGATCTTAGAAACCCTGGGGATTATTTTTTATCTGCACCCTTATTCAAATAATGTTTTAAAACGAACGGTTAAAACGCCAAAACTGTATTTTTATGATACCGGTTTAGTCTGTTATCTGACAAAATGGAGCAGTGCCGAAACGGCTATGAATGGTGCGAGTAATGGCGCTCTCCTGGAAAACTATGCCGTTAGCGAAATTCAGAAGAGTTTTCAAAATGAGGGGCGGGAATCATTTTTATATTATTATCGCGACAAAGATGCCAAAGAAATCGATCTGATTATGGAAGGTGATGGCAAACTCTATCCGATCGAAATTAAAAAAACTGCCACGCCATTAAAAAAACTGACACAGAATTTTTCGGTCATTAATAAGTCGCCCTTTCAGCGCGGAACTGGTGCGGTACTTTGCATGGCCGAAAAACTCGGTGCCTTTGACAGTGAGAATCTGATTATCCCGATTGGGCTGATCTAG